In Monodelphis domestica isolate mMonDom1 chromosome 4, mMonDom1.pri, whole genome shotgun sequence, one DNA window encodes the following:
- the GPN2 gene encoding GPN-loop GTPase 2, which yields MATAAPTTFGQAVIGPPGSGKTTYCLGMSTFLAGLGRQVAVVNLDPANEGTPYACAVDIGELVTLPDVMEALKLGPNGGLVYCMEYLEANLDWLHDRLAPLRGHYLLFDCPGQVELCTHHGALRSVFAQLARWGFRLTAAHLVDSHYCTDPAKFISVLCTSLSTMLHVELPHVNILSKMDLIEQFGKLAFNLDYYTEVLDLTYLLDHLASDPFFRHYRQLNEKLVQLIEDYSLVSFIPLNIQDKESVQRVLQAVDKANGYCFGVAEQRSLEAMMSAAVGADFHFTSTLGIQEKYLQTPEEESVGPEDMRL from the exons ATGGCCACGGCCGCCCCCACCACGTTTGGACAGGCGGTGATCGGGCCTCCAGGCTCTGGGAAGACCACGTACTGCCTGGGAATGAGCACCTTCCTGGCCGGGCTGGGCCGGCAAGTAGCTGTGGTCAACCTAGACCCCGCCAATGAAGGCACGCCGTACGCATGCGCCGTGGACATCGGCGAACTGGTGACACTACCCGATGTGATGGAGGCACTCAAGCTGGGGCCCAACGGCGGCCTCGTGTACTGCATGGAGTACTTGGAAGCCAACCTGGACTGGCTACACGACCGCCTGGCGCCGCTCCGCGGCCACTACCTGCTCTTCGACTGCCCCGGCCAGGTGGAGCTGTGCACGCACCACGGCGCTCTGCGCAGCGTCTTCGCGCAGCTAGCTCGGTGGGGTTTCCGG CTGACTGCTGCCCACCTTGTGGATTCTCACTACTGTACAGACCCGGCCAAATTCATCTCTGTGCTGTGCACCTCTTTGTCCACCATGTTGCATGTTGAGCTGCCCCATGTCAACATCCTCTCCAAGATGGACCTCATTGAGCAGTTTGGGAAGCTGG CCTTCAACCTGGATTACTACACTGAAGTCCTAGACCTCACCTATCTGCTTGACCACCTGGCCTCAGACCCCTTCTTCCGTCATTACCGACAGCTCAATGAGAAGCTGGTGCAGCTGATTGAAGACTATAGCCTGGTCTCTTTCATCCCTCTCAATATCCAG GACAAGGAAAGTGTCCAGCGGGTGCTGCAGGCAGTAGACAAGGCCAATGGCTACTGCTTTGGTGTGGCTGAGCAGCGGAGTCTGGAGGCCATGATGTCTGCTGCCGTGGGAGCCGACTTCCACTTCACCTC CACACTGGGAATCCAGGAGAAGTACCTTCAGACCCCAGAAGAAGAATCAGTGGGACCAGAAGACATGCGTTTGTAG
- the SFN gene encoding 14-3-3 protein sigma yields MERGSLIQKAKLAEQAERYEDMAEFMKGAVEKGDELSCEERNLLSVAYKNVVGGQRAAWRVLSSIEQKGADEEAASAEDKERGPEVREYREKVETELRAVCGTVLNLLDSHLIRDAGDAESRVFYLKMKGDYFRYLAEVATGDDKKRTIDSARAAYQEAMDISKKEMLPTNPIRLGLALNFSVFHYEIANSPEEAISLAKTTFDEAMADLHTLSEDSYKDSTLIMQLLRDNLTLWTADCAGEEGGEAPPPEEQPQS; encoded by the coding sequence ATGGAGAGAGGCAGCCTGATCCAGAAGGCCAAGCTGGCCGAGCAGGCCGAGCGCTACGAGGATATGGCCGAGTTCATGAAGGGCGCCGTGGAGAAGGGCGACGAGCTCTCCTGCGAGGAGCGCAACTTGCTCTCGGTGGCCTACAAGAACGTGGTGGGCGGCCAGCGGGCCGCCTGGAGGGTGCTGTCCAGCATCGAGCAGAAGGGCGCCGACGAGGAAGCTGCCTCCGCGGAGGACAAGGAGAGGGGCCCCGAGGTGCGCGAGTACCGTGAGAAGGTGGAGACCGAGCTGCGCGCTGTCTGCGGCACGGTGCTCAACCTGCTCGACTCGCACCTCATCCGGGACGCGGGCGACGCCGAGAGTCGTGTCTTCTACCTGAAGATGAAGGGCGACTATTTCCGCTATCTGGCCGAGGTGGCCACTGGCGACGACAAGAAGCGCACCATCGACTCGGCCCGCGCCGCCTATCAGGAGGCCATGGACATCAGCAAGAAGGAGATGCTGCCCACCAACCCCATCCGCCTGGGCCTGGCGCTCAACTTCTCTGTCTTCCACTACGAGATCGCCAACAGCCCCGAGGAGGCCATCTCCCTGGCCAAGACCACCTTCGACGAGGCCATGGCCGACCTGCACACCCTGAGTGAGGACTCCTACAAGGACAGCACCCTCATCATGCAGCTGCTGCGGGACAACCTGACCCTCTGGACGGCCGACTGCGCCGGGGAGGAGGGCGGCGAAGCGCCGCCCCCCGAGGAGCAGCCTCAGAGCTGA